CTACTGTTTGTATTTCCGGATCGTTTGAACCAGAGATTACCAAAGCAGCTCCTTTAGCAGCAGACAATTCTTTAGCAGCTAATTTAACTGCTGTTGCTGCCGCCGGATTAGAGGACAAATTACCTCCCGAAACTGATGAACCAGTTAATTCTGCATACAATGCTAAAACAGCAGCGGCTTCTTGCGAAGGCTTAATTACAATTCTTGAATCTGCAGTAGAACCAGCCTGAGACAGGATAGACTCAAACTGGATATGTCTTGACATTTTTTTCTCTGCCAAAGACTTATGGTTTCTGTTTTTGAAATACTGAACAGAGAACTGGGAAGGAGAAATCCAAGACCCCAAGAAATCAGCTCCAAAACTTACCACAACCTGAGCTTTCTCAAAATTATATTGTGGAATTACCGCTTTTCCGAAGCTATCTGCGTTAGCTTTTATAATACCTGCATAAGACACAGCATCATAAGTAACATGCTTAGTATTCGGATATTTAGCAGTAAATTCTGCAATTACTTTTTTAGTAGAAGGACTATTTACTGTCGAGCTAAGAACAACGATAGATTTTCCAGCAGCCTGAATTTTACTTAATTCTGCTTTTACAAATTTATCTACATCCTCCCAGGATGAGTCTTTACCGTTTAATAAAGGTCCGTGAAGTTTAGAGTTATCGTAAAGATCCAATACAGATGCCTGACCTTGTGCGTCTAAACCACCTGCATTAATCGGACAAGCTGGGTTACCTTCCAACTTGATAGGTCTACCCTCACGAGTTTTAACAATTACACCAGTTCCTTTAAAGCTTGACGCGTAGTAGTTAGGAACACCTGGAGTAACATCCTCTGGCTTTATAAGATATGGAATAGATTTTCTAACCGGAGCGGTATTACATGCAGCTAAAGTAACTGCACCTAAACCAAATCCCATAGTCTTTAAAAAATCACGACGTGGAGTAGAAGCCTTCAATCCAGAACCTTCTAATACTTCTTCAATAGGAAGCGGTTCAGCAAATTCGCCTTTGTTTTTCTCAACGAATTCAGGAGTTTTGTTAAGCTCCTCTAAACCTTTCCAATATTTCTTTGTGCTTTCCATTTAAGCTATATAAGACTTACAGTTTATTCTAATTATTTAACCAATTAATTAATAGTGACATTTACCACACTCTAATCCACCAAGGACAGCTGCTGTAATTTTCTCACCTTTCTTAATTTGTTCGTGTGCCGCGATCACCTTATCGTAATATGAGTTATGCTCATGATTAACCTCTGTTTCTCTGTGACAGTTTACACACCATTTCATCGTTAATGGAGAGTATTGATAAACTTCCTCCATAGTCTCGATAGGACCGTGACATTTTTGACACTCGATACCTGCAACATTTACGTGTTGTGAGTGATTGAAGTACGCAAGGTCTGGCAAGTTATGGATTCTAACCCACTCGATTGGTCTTGGATTATCTCCGTATTGTTGAGTTTCAGGATTATAATCTAACGCAGTGTAGATTTTTTGGATTTCCGGAGAAATCTCACCATCATATTTATCTGTAGCCTGTACATATTTATGACAGTTCATACAAACATTCAATGACGGAATCGTAGCATTTTTAGACTTCCACGCCCCAGAGTGACAATATTGACATTCGATCTGGTTTGTTCCAGCATGTAACTGGTGAGAGAATTTAATCGGCTGTACAGGTTGGTATCCTTGCTGAACACCTGTGTTCCACATTATTGAGGTACTGTAAGCACCAATAATTACCAATAAACCAATTATTGTAAAGAAAACTGCCTTTTTATTTTTAAGGAATTTCTTAACACCTGCATATTGATCTTTTGCTTCCTTAATTTCCTCGTCTTCTTCAATAATTAAAGCATCACCTTTATTTAAAAGTAGACGCTCTAAAGTTGAAATCACACGATTTAAAACCAGGATAATGATTAATGCAATAACAACAACAGCGATTAAACCAGCAATCATAAAACCACTTACTCCTTTGTCAGCAGCAGCTGTTTCAGCTCCACCGCCAGAAGCAGGCTTTTCAGCTTTCTTAGTTTCCTCAGCTTTTACATACGCCAAAATATTATCAATATCAGCGTCAGATAATTGAGGAAATGGAGTCATCGGCGCCTGATTGTACTCGTTAAAAATTTTCACAGCAGCAGCATCGCCAGAAGCAACCATTGCCGGAGCATTTTTAATCCATTTGTGCAACCATGCTCTGTCATGACGTTGATCGACGCCCGCCAATGCAGGCCCCATCACTCTTTTGTCTACCGCGTGACAGGCCGTACAGTTCGCTTTAAATAAAGCTTCACCTGCAGCTGCATCACCAACAGCCGCTTCACCCGCAGCAGCAGGGTCTGCAGCAGCTTCCTGAGCAACAGATACAACTGACGCTCCAATAATGATAGCCGAGACTATCAGAAGGGATCTTACTAATTTCTTAAAATCAGATGAGAAGTTTCTCATATTGAGCTTGTTATACTAAAATTTTTAATGTTTTCTGATTGAAAATGCGTACCTACCTCATTTTCGCACCACAAAAGTAAGATTAATTACGTTCCGCCTGACAATTTGATGACTGATTTTCCTAATTTAAAACCATTCTAAACTAGCTTAAAAATCCGCCTCAAATGACATTAGACACTTTTTTTTATGATTATGCGTAATTTCTTAGCTTTTTGCAGTTTGTTTATCAAACTTTTTTTCCTTATTGTTTTAATATCCACGCAAAAATTAATGGAGCAACGATTGTAGCGTCAGATTCAACTATAAATTTTGGTGTATTTATATCCAGCTTACCCCAGGTAATTTTCTCATTCGGAACTGCCCCAGAGTATGAGCCATAAGATGTTGTAGAATCCGAAATCTGACAGAAATAGCTCCAGAAAGGGATATTTTCCATTTCCAAATCCTGATAAAGCATAGGTACTACACAAATTGGAAAATCACCGGCAATACCACCACCTATCTGGAAGAAACCAATGCCTTTTCCTTCTGAGTTTTTAGTATACCAATCCGCTAACCAAGCCATATATTCTATACCACTTTTCATAGTAGAGGCTTTTAATTCCCCTTTTATTACATATGAAGCAAAGATATTACCCATTGTAGAGTCTTCCCATCCCGGTACTACAATTGGAATATTTTTTTCTGCAGCAGCCAACATCCAGGAATTTTTAGGATCAATTTCATAATATTGTTCCAACACGCCGCTTAACAACATTTTGTACATATACTCGTGTGGAAAATAGCGTTCTCCCGCATTGTCCGCATCTTTCCAAATCGCGTGGATATGCTTTTGCAATCTCCTGAAAGCTTCTTCTTCAGGAATACAGGTATCGGTAACCCTGTTGTAATGATTTTCTAACAAATCCCATTCATCCTGCGGACTAAGGTCTCTATAATTCGGAACTCTTTTGTAATGTGAATGCGCAACTAGGTTCATAATATCTTCTTCAAGATTTGCTCCTGTGCAAGATATAATTGAAACTTTATCCTGACGAATCATTTCGGCAAGCGAAATACCTAATTCAGCAGTACTCATAGCACCTGCCAGGGTAATCATCATTTTGCCACCTTCATCTAAATGTTTCTCATATCCTTTAGCGGCATCCATCAATGCTGCAGCATTAAAGTGCAGGTAATTTCTCTCTATAAACTGTGATATAGGACCTCTTTGTACACTCATGTCATTATTTTTTTGGACAAAAGTAAGACTTTTTATCTTTTAACCACTATGAACTCATGCCCTACCCCTCTTTTTAAGTGGAATGCGTGGTTTTGCCCACATTTTACGGGCTTTTCCGGAAATCCCCCTATCCTTCTTCGAGGCTTCTTCAGAACCTCTTCGGGAAAACGAGGGTAATTCCCGAATAAAACCCGAAGAAAGGTCGAATAATTATTAGTTGCTTACTTTGAGTTTTTATGTAAGTGGGTCTAAGGTGGGAGTATACTGGGAGTATAGTGCTGGTATAGTGGGAGTAGCAACATGGCTCATTGTGTCTTCCTATCATTGACTTCTGTTCCTTATTCCTACCAATCTGCTATTCTGTAGCTGATAAAGACGAAACCTTTGAAATGAGATGTGTCTGAGAAGTTTCTGAAAAATATTAAAGAAATAACTTAATTGTGGTAAAAACCAACCGTTCTGATTGTTCTTGAACCAGAACATCTATGATCAATTATGGATAAGGTGAGCTTCAAACTCTTTTTATTCACGCCTTAAATTAAAATACTGCTATGCCCTGAGTGCTCTTGAGAAAATGCATCCTTCGTTCATCTTTCGTTATAAGCTACTTTGGAGTATAGTCGTCATTAACTTTCAATATACTCTATATATTTTAATAATCATCATCCTAATAAACCTCAGATTTTAACTCCAACAATCTATTAGTCAAAGCCCTATTTAATCACTTATCTTCTATTGTCTAAAATACTATCTTTACGGCTTCGGAAAAAAGATTTGTGTTAGATACATATCAATAAACTACTTAATCGTCTAATGAAAAAAATACTCGTAGCCTACATTTTTTCACATATAACAGTAATAAGTTTCGGTCAAAATAAATTACTGGAACAGTTTAACAGGATATTTCCAGACGATACCACCAGAAGAAATACTTTTATGCCTTTGCCTGCAATTGGATATAATCAGGAGGCAGGATTTATTATAGGTGCTGCAGGATTATATTCGTTTTATACCGACAAATATGATTATGCTACCCGACCATCTCAAATCAATGGTATGGCTTTATTCAGTACTAAAGGGCAAACTCAATTCTCTCTGAAATCTGATATCTGGTCCAAACAGAATAAATGGCACCATATTCATACGATTCAATTTTATCACATCCCATTCAATTTTTACGGTGTTGGGAATGATACAAAAGTTATTGATGAAGACAAGCTTAAGCAGGAAAAAATCCGGGTAAACAGTGAGGTAGAATATAAATTTTTCAAGAATTATTACGCGGGTTTAGGCGCAGAATTCGAGTCACATTCTTTTACTGATAAAGAAACAGGCGGCATATTTGAATCACTACCTTCTACCGATCGGACAGGAGGTAAATTTCTAATGTTCAAGATCAGCCAGCTTTATGATACGCGAAACTCAAATACTTATCCTACAAAAGGTTTTTTTGGCAGAATAAAATACGGTTACACAC
This genomic interval from Pseudopedobacter saltans DSM 12145 contains the following:
- a CDS encoding c-type cytochrome — encoded protein: MRNFSSDFKKLVRSLLIVSAIIIGASVVSVAQEAAADPAAAGEAAVGDAAAGEALFKANCTACHAVDKRVMGPALAGVDQRHDRAWLHKWIKNAPAMVASGDAAAVKIFNEYNQAPMTPFPQLSDADIDNILAYVKAEETKKAEKPASGGGAETAAADKGVSGFMIAGLIAVVVIALIIILVLNRVISTLERLLLNKGDALIIEEDEEIKEAKDQYAGVKKFLKNKKAVFFTIIGLLVIIGAYSTSIMWNTGVQQGYQPVQPIKFSHQLHAGTNQIECQYCHSGAWKSKNATIPSLNVCMNCHKYVQATDKYDGEISPEIQKIYTALDYNPETQQYGDNPRPIEWVRIHNLPDLAYFNHSQHVNVAGIECQKCHGPIETMEEVYQYSPLTMKWCVNCHRETEVNHEHNSYYDKVIAAHEQIKKGEKITAAVLGGLECGKCHY
- a CDS encoding deoxyhypusine synthase family protein, with translation MSVQRGPISQFIERNYLHFNAAALMDAAKGYEKHLDEGGKMMITLAGAMSTAELGISLAEMIRQDKVSIISCTGANLEEDIMNLVAHSHYKRVPNYRDLSPQDEWDLLENHYNRVTDTCIPEEEAFRRLQKHIHAIWKDADNAGERYFPHEYMYKMLLSGVLEQYYEIDPKNSWMLAAAEKNIPIVVPGWEDSTMGNIFASYVIKGELKASTMKSGIEYMAWLADWYTKNSEGKGIGFFQIGGGIAGDFPICVVPMLYQDLEMENIPFWSYFCQISDSTTSYGSYSGAVPNEKITWGKLDINTPKFIVESDATIVAPLIFAWILKQ
- a CDS encoding BamA/TamA family outer membrane protein, translating into MKKILVAYIFSHITVISFGQNKLLEQFNRIFPDDTTRRNTFMPLPAIGYNQEAGFIIGAAGLYSFYTDKYDYATRPSQINGMALFSTKGQTQFSLKSDIWSKQNKWHHIHTIQFYHIPFNFYGVGNDTKVIDEDKLKQEKIRVNSEVEYKFFKNYYAGLGAEFESHSFTDKETGGIFESLPSTDRTGGKFLMFKISQLYDTRNSNTYPTKGFFGRIKYGYTPNLFGHDDFSGNFYSADIRQFVSLHKKVVFASKLFYEGLDSDRHIPFYVLRQLGNDEVMRGYYQGRYRDEQYISLQSEIRYRFSNRFGIVAFGGFGNVDNKFSNLFSDLKPNYGLGGRFFFDLDKSLAVRFDLGFGEKPTGEKRISGFYISLSEAF